ATCCGCACCCGCCGGGACGAGGCGGTGTTCCACGTCTGGGACACCGGCGTGGGGATCCCCCCCGAGCACCTGGAGCGGATCTTCGAGCCGTTCTGGCACGGGGCCGACTCATCCGGGAGCGAGTTCCGCGGATCGGGGTTGGGGCTCCCCATCGCGCGGAGCCTGGCGGAGCTGCTGGGCGGGCGCGTGCGGGTGCGGAGCCGCCCGGGGGTGGGGAGCTGCTTCTCGGTGCGACTGCCGCTGGGGACGGGGGAGGGGCGGCGCGGGGAGTGAGGCGGGGCTGTCCGCTCCCCGGCGCCGCTGCCGGTCGGCGCGTCGTGAGCCTCGCCAGGGAGCACTTGCGCCACGGGCGGGTGCAGCCGACATTGGCTCGTCCTCCTCCCCACGCTCTGCGCTCCCGCCCTCCCCGCCTGCGCCCGATGCGGCTCCGCCTCCTGCTGATCCTGCTCCTGGCGACCGGATGTGCGCCCCCTGGCGACGCATCGGTGGACGTCGTCACGCCCGAGTGGCTGGACGCGCGGCGCGAGCTCCTGGAGGCCGGGCCTTCGGCCCGGCGGACGCGGCTGCTGCGCCTGCTGGAGCAGCGGCTCCGGACCGGCACGCCGGAGGAGAAGGAGCTGATCCTCTGGCGCACGCAGGACTACCGGATCGTCGACCTGCTTCCCGCCGCCATCGAGTCGCTCGCGGACACCACGACCGCACCCTTCCACGGGGACACCGGCTGGGGCCGGACGTACCGCCACGCCGGCTACGTGATCGGGTTCCTGGCCTACACGATGGACACCGCCATCAGCCGGGAGACGTACCACTCTCCCGAGTACTCCTTGTTGACTGGCGCGGTCGGCGACCCGCACCAGACACCAGGCCGGGTGGAGGAGCTCCAGCGGCACTGGACACGGTGGTGGGAGGGGTTCATGCGCCGGAGGATCCCGCCGGAGCGGGCGATCTCGCGGGCGCGCGGCGCCGCTCGCGTGGGCCGGCGCGCGGATGTCCGCCTGGAGGAGACGAGGGATGCGTGGGTCGTCACCCTGCTCGGTGAGGGCCCGCGTCCGCCTGCGGACGGCGCGGCGAAGGCGGCGGTCGTGAGCGTGGACAAGTGGACGGGGAACGTGCTGGAGGTCTCCCCCGGGCGGTGACGCACCTTACGTGGAGCACGGCTCCACGCGGCCATCCGGCGCGTGCCGATCGGCCGGCAATCTTTCAAATCCTACGGACTCCCGGAAATGCGACGCTTTTCCATGTGGCTCGGACTCGCTGCGGTGACGTTTTCCCTCGGCTGCGCCGCCGAGGCCCAGCTCCCCGCTCGCGCCTCGAGCGAGGAGCTGCTGCAGCTTTTCCAGGAGAAGGAAGCCGCGCTGCGGAACACGCCGAAGGCAGACCAGGTGCGCGCGTTCGGGATCTTCTTCGAACAGGCGGACGGCACGTATGCGGAAGAGAAGGGGGCGGTGCTCATACGGCCGCAGGAAGACGAGTCGTTCCTGATCGGCTACTACATGCCCCGGGAGGCCGGCGACTTCGAGCGCATCGGCGAGCCCGTCCGGCTCAGCGGGGCTCGCGTCCCCCACGTGGGGAATCCCCGCGGCACGGGCACCTGCCTGCGGGCCCCTCTGCTCGACCGCTCGGGGGAGTGGTTCGGATGCGTGGAGCGGGGGAAGGTGGTCACGGGGGTGGAGCAGCCCTGAGCACCTCCGGCTCGGGCGGACAGGCCTGGCGCCGTTCCCCACCGCGCCAAAGCTGCCATGCGGGTGGTGGGCGGTCTCACTGCTGCCGGCCGGGACTCCGCTCAGCCTCCTTTCGCTGGCGCGTGGCACGGATTCTCTCCCGGAGGATCCGCTCACGCTCACGATCCCGTTCCTGGTTCTCGATCTCCAGCTCCTGGAACGCTGCCCCATCCTCCGGGGTGACGATCCTCCGGCCCGTGACCATCACCTGGAGACCACGGTGATGGAATGCGGTGTCGTTCCCGAGCACGGGGATCCTCCGCCCCAGGACCGTGGTCCGGCGCGCCGCGACCTCCCGGCTCCGCGCCTCGGCGGTGCTGTCCCGGTGGGCGAGGATGGCGGCGTGGGCGTCGGCCTGGAGCCGCTCGTGCGCTGGCCGTGGTGTGGGGGAGGGGAGCGCGCGCCCATCCACGTAGAGGCGTGGATCCCGCAGCCCGCTCCGGGAGGGAGGCTCCGCCGCTTCGCGCGCCGACGGAGCTGCTTCCGGGGATGCGGAGCCGGCATGCTCTGGCGCCGGAGAGTCGGTCCCCTTCGGGGGCTCCGGCTCGTTCCCCTGACCGATGGGGGCCCGGTGCGGCGGCGTGTGGGAGCCGGCGGACGACGCGGGCTCCCCCGTGGCGGGGCGGGCAGGGGGGACCGGCGGGAGCGGGGGAAGGTCGAGATACACCACCTCCTCCCGCGGGGCCGCCGGGCGGAGGGGTGGGAGCGGGACGGCGCGCTCCTGCCGCTCCCATCCGAGCAGCAGGAGCGAATGCACCACCAGCGAGACGGCGACCGCTGCCGCCTCGGGCCGGCCCCAGGGGGCACGCCGCGCCGGATGCCTCTCAGTCACGGCGCTCCAGGCCGGAGATCCGCTCCCGCTCCCTACCTCTCCGCCCCCACGTTCTTCGCGTCCACGTAGAAGTTCGGGTCCACCCGGAACGCCGCGGGGTCCGGCAGGCTCACCCGCGCCGTCTTCCACGCGGTGGTCGGGCGGATGGTGGTGAAGGCATCGCCGGAGAGCGTCACCCTCACCGGCATGTCGAAGCCGGGGACCACGTTCGCCCAGCGGTACGACAGCGTGGATCCCTCCATCCGGTACTCCAGCACCGGAACCATGGTGGTGGTCAGGTACTGCCGGAACACCCGGCTCAGGTCGATCCCGGATTCGCGGCTGATGTACTCCTGCACCTGCCGCCCGGTGACCGTCTTCCGGCCGAACTCCGAGTTCAGGCCGCGCAGGATGGCGCGCCACTTCGCATCGTCGCCGATCACCTGGCGGATGGTGTGGAGCATGAGCCCGCCCTTGTCGTACATGTCGCCCGAGCCCTCGTGGTTCACGCCGAAGACGCCGACGATGGGCCCGTCGTTCTGCACGTTCCGGCGGCCTCCGCGGGCGTAGGCGAACCCCGCCTCCTTCCCCTGCTGGCACTCCGTGTAGAGCGCCTCCGAGTAGTTGGTGAAGCTCTCGTGCACCCACATGTCCGCGATGTCGCGCGTGGTGACGTTGTTCCCCCACCACTCGTGGCCGGCCTCGTGGATGATGATGAAGTCCCACTGCAGCCCGTGCCCCGTCCCCGAGCGGTCCCTCCCCAGGTAGCCGTTCTGGTACTTGTTGCCGTAGGCGATCGCACTCTGGTGCTCCATCCCCAGGTGCGGCGTCTCCACGATCTTGAAGCCGTCCTCGTACCACGGGTACGGGCCGAACCAGTGCTCGAAGCACCGCAGCATGGGCTTCACCTGCTGGAACTGCACGCGCGCCTTCTCCAGGTTCACTGCCAGCGGCCAGTAGTCCAGCGTCAGCGTCCCGCGTTCGCCCTCGTACCTGTCGCCGAAGTGCGCGTAGGTGCCCGCGTTCACGGCCACGTTGTAGTTGTTGATGGGGTTCTTCACGAACCACTCGTACGTCGTGGTGCCGTCCCCGTTGCGGGTGGTGGAGCGGAGCCGCCCGTTGGAGACGTTCACCATGGGGTCGGGCACCGTGACGGCGATGCGCTGGCTGTCCGGCTCCTCCACCTGCGTGTCCTTCGTCGGCCACCACGCGCTGGCGCCCAGCCCCTGCACGGCCGTGGCGACCCAGGGGTCGCCGGCCGGGTCGCGGGTCCAGACGAAGCCGCCGTCCCACGGGGCGTTCTTCGCCACCGGCGGCCGGCCGTGGTAGTGCACGGTGACCGTGCGCGTCTCGCCCGCGCGCTGCGGCGAGGCCAGCGTCACGAAGAAGGCGTCGCCGTCGCGGCGGAAGGCCAGGCGGCGGCCGTCCTGCACCACGCTGTCCACCTGCAGCGGCTCCTGCAGGTCGATCTGCATCTCGCGCGCGGGGCGCAGCACGCGGTAGGTGATGCCGTTCCGCCCGCGGACGCTGCTGTCCGCCGGGCTGACGCGCACGTGCAGGTCGTAGAAGGTCGCGTCCCACCAGGCGCGCGCCGGCCCGATGGAGCCGCGCAGCGTGTCGGCGCGGGTGAAGCGGGGGGTCTCCTGCGCCGGGGCGACAACGGCGCCGGAGGCGAGGAGCAGGGCGAGGAGGAAGACGGTTCGCATGATAGCCGCGGGTGAAAGACGCGGGCCGCGCGGGGATCGCACGGCCCGCCTCGCTGAAAGGTCGGCCGGGGGGCCGCGGAGTGCAACCCGCGCTCCGATCGGTTGTTCCGCGCCCTACGCCACGGCCGCCGCCGCGGCGCGCCCCGCCGCGCGCCCGGAAAAGATGCACCCGCCCAGGAAGGTGCCCTCCAGCGCGCGGTAGCCGTGCATCCCCCCGCCGCCGAAGCCGGCCACCTCCCCGGCGGCGTAGAGCCCGGGGAGCGGCTCGCCGTCCGCGCGGAGCACGCGCCCCGCCAGGTCGGTCTGCAGCCCGCCCAGGGTCTTCCGGGTGAGGATG
The sequence above is drawn from the Longimicrobiaceae bacterium genome and encodes:
- a CDS encoding M1 family metallopeptidase, coding for MRTVFLLALLLASGAVVAPAQETPRFTRADTLRGSIGPARAWWDATFYDLHVRVSPADSSVRGRNGITYRVLRPAREMQIDLQEPLQVDSVVQDGRRLAFRRDGDAFFVTLASPQRAGETRTVTVHYHGRPPVAKNAPWDGGFVWTRDPAGDPWVATAVQGLGASAWWPTKDTQVEEPDSQRIAVTVPDPMVNVSNGRLRSTTRNGDGTTTYEWFVKNPINNYNVAVNAGTYAHFGDRYEGERGTLTLDYWPLAVNLEKARVQFQQVKPMLRCFEHWFGPYPWYEDGFKIVETPHLGMEHQSAIAYGNKYQNGYLGRDRSGTGHGLQWDFIIIHEAGHEWWGNNVTTRDIADMWVHESFTNYSEALYTECQQGKEAGFAYARGGRRNVQNDGPIVGVFGVNHEGSGDMYDKGGLMLHTIRQVIGDDAKWRAILRGLNSEFGRKTVTGRQVQEYISRESGIDLSRVFRQYLTTTMVPVLEYRMEGSTLSYRWANVVPGFDMPVRVTLSGDAFTTIRPTTAWKTARVSLPDPAAFRVDPNFYVDAKNVGAER